A genomic stretch from Aedes albopictus strain Foshan chromosome 2, AalbF5, whole genome shotgun sequence includes:
- the LOC134286851 gene encoding uncharacterized protein LOC134286851 encodes MDGGHGKTVSNCKTCNRPDSADAQMVACDKCRLWEHFTCAGVDETVKDRQYVCNDCIAKVSADKFKRGKQLKADNRSAKSGGRSASRKGSKIASITASQTSSARAAALEAQMKVIEEEKEMKEQELKEQEELKKMELEEEQRQIEEKKQLIEEERRLRQRKLDEQRALLAKQQLIRRESVEKKNELIKRMSEAGSGCGSSTSSLPDSREKVKSWLAGQHTDGRSLGKMVEEQKANRGLHPTVSQDPLAYQLPTSQSRVAQITSQMARGMQVGSLSQTLQQARSEIVVQPFQRYVANSQPHIQPMLRTNQAVHRQLSAQQQLCYPYVQQQQRHPHSGGPVNQDAAHSTAPEQQHGGYDRSEPTPLSVVIEQPSQRYAGIPGSSYPVYPPQNVGFSNPQVNRQSHRYQQEIVPPQDPVQQPGMAEQSVVLQSQQLAARQVVGKQLPRFDGNPIDWPMFISSYEQSTAACGYTNAENLIRLQQCLTGHAKESVCSKLLLPESVPHTIETLRIRYGRPELLLKSLLEKVRRTPGPRQDKLETVIEFGLAVGNFVDHLRAAQLQQHLTNPMMMQELVDKLPGSMKMEWASFKGQQPLADLETFGRFMEKQVNAASAVSFELPVHEKTYKHEKQKGRDSAGIHAHSQSDSPSSKPNSSGQPRKPTKICGVCTREGHRAADCSQFKELNVDERWKTIQKKGLCRTCLNSHGKWPCKSWQGCAVDGCRLKHHTLLHSPSSTHHVNYSSTHTPSTKAFFRILPVILYNEGRSVSVFAFIDEGSEITLLEDNVAKQLGVTGPVKALTLQWTGNVKRNESRSQEVNLGISGKCGSEKFNLRQARTVSCLFLPSQQLNYGELSQRFPHLRGLPMESYENVQPKLLIGLDNLRLGAPLKLREGGPNDPIAAKCRLGWTVYGCAGDRGENAALVNFHTVEAADTDHLLNEQLRDFFTLENDGLFNRNETLESEEDKRARMILEQTTRRIGDRFETGLLWRTDNPEFPDSYPMATRRLVGLERKFAKQPQLGDRVREQIHDYERKGYAHRATQAELDSVDRSRLWFLPLGVVQHPRKQKVRLIWDAKATVGSVSFNSKLLKGPDLLTPLLAVLSSFRQFPVAVCGDIREMFHQIKIREQDRLSQCFLWRDTPSEDIKIYVMDVATFGSTCSPVSAQFVKNLNAAEFSEQYPRAAVAITKHHYVDDYLDSFQTIQEATEVVNEVKLVHSKGGFELRNFLSNSGEVLQGIGEKSGDPMKVLALERAENTESVLGMKWMPSVDCFTYTVNLREDLQWLLNHNHVPTKREILRVVMSLFDPLGLVSFFLIQGKVLIQGIWASGTGWDEPINENHIRQWRQWVDCFDQLNTLRIPRCYFPTIYSSNDNRLEVHVFVDASETAYCCVVYFRLVSECGVEVALVGSKSRVAPLKTLSIPRLELKAAVLGAQYLQSVLSNHELPVSKRYLWTDSTTVLAWILSDHRRFQKFVAVRVGEILTLSDPQDWRWVPTKANVADMATKWGKGPVFQAQNPWFRGPSFLYQSEEHWPERRQDISTQEELRPVHAHWSAVPLIEATRFCRYERMQRAMAYALRFVDNLRHKRSGSALQLGVLNQTELKRAEEALWKVAQADCFPEEITVLSPTQGSPDTRHACVSKSSPIFKVWPYLDDQGILRMRGRIGAATFAPVEARFPAVLPRHHRITKLITDCYHRRFRHANRETVVNEMRQRFEVAKLRSLVEKVSRECALCRVKKSRPQPPAMAPLPPARLQAFVRPFTFVGVDYFGPVFVRVGRSQVKRWVAVFTCLTVRAVHIEVVHNLSTESCIMAVRRFVARRGPPAEIYSDNATCFQGAGNVLEKQRERNEALASSFTSARTKWMFIPPAAPHMGGAWERLVRSVKTAIGAVADAPRKPDDETLETILVEAEFIINSRPLTYIPLKSADQESLTPNHFLLGNSSGLKILPSEPMLQRGDLRSSWKLAQSICDEFWRRWIKEYAPVITRRTKWFAETRDLKIGDLVLVVGGTARHHWIRGRVEKVIAGRDGRVRQAEVRTASGVLRRPAVKLALLDIVESSEPDSIQHGGSREDPGFQSGSRVGGCYDADPHHGVIVADEAITCGPSANHATDSRTLRCGEYNDHRMTRHQQTRR; translated from the coding sequence ATGGATGGAGGTCACGGTAAGACGGTGTCCAACTGCAAAACCTGCAACCGTCCTGACTCGGCGGATGCCCAGATGGTTGCCTGCGACAAGTGCCGGTTGTGGGAACACTTCACGTGTGCGGGCGTTGATGAAACCGTCAAGGATCGGCAGTATGTATGCAATGATTGCATAGCCAAGGTGAGTGCCGATAAATTTAAGCGCGGGAAACAGCTGAAAGCTGACAATCGGTCCGCCAAATCCGGTGGAAGATCAGCTTCGAGGAAAGGCTCGAAAATCGCTTCGATCACAGCGAGCCAAACTTCCAGTGCTCGGGCAGCCGCCCTGGAGGCCCAAATGAAGGTCATCGAGGAAGAGAAGGAGATGAAGGAACAGGAGCTGAAGGAGCAGGAAGAGCTGAAGAAAATGGAACTGGAAGAAGAACAGCGTCAGATCGAGGAGAAGAAGCAATTGATAGAGGAAGAACGACGTCTCCGCCAGCGAAAGCTGGACGAACAACGGGCGTTGCTGGCGAAACAGCAATTGATTCGGAGAGAATCGGTCGAGAAGAAGAATGAGCTAATCAAGCGGATGTCGGAGGCCGGAAGCGGATGCGGCAGCAGTACGAGCTCACTTCCAGATTCACGAGAGAAGGTGAAGAGTTGGCTAGCAGGTCAACATACCGATGGAAGATCTTTGGGGAAGATGGTGGAGGAACAAAAAGCTAATAGAGGCCTTCACCCGACAGTTTCGCAAGACCCGTTGGCATACCAGCTACCAACATCGCAATCCAGGGTTGCACAAATCACCTCGCAAATGGCTCGTGGTATGCAAGTGGGAAGCTTGTCCCAAACGCTACAGCAAGCTCGGTCAGAAATTGTCGTGCAACCGTTCCAACGATACGTAGCGAACTCCCAGCCTCACATTCAACCGATGCTGCGTACTAATCAGGCTGTGCACCGCCAGCTTTCCGCGCAGCAGCAGCTGTGTTATCCATACGTACAGCAGCAACAACGCCATCCGCACAGCGGCGGCCCTGTCAACCAGGATGCGGCCCATAGTACAGCGCCTGAACAGCAACATGGTGGATATGATCGGTCGGAACCGACACCGCTCTCGGTGGTCATTGAGCAGCCATCTCAGCGATACGCAGGGATTCCCGGGTCAAGTTATCCAGTGTATCCTCCACAGAACGTTGGTTTTTCGAATCCACAGGTGAATCGGCAGTCCCATCGATACCAACAGGAGATCGTGCCTCCGCAAGATCCAGTGCAGCAGCCAGGTATGGCTGAACAATCCGTCGTTCTTCAGTCGCAACAGCTTGCAGCGCGGCAGGTAGTGGGGAAACAGTTGCCCAGATTCGATGGCAACCCAATTGACTGGCCTATGTTCATCAGTAGCTATGAACAGTCGACCGCTGCTTGCGGCTACACAAACGCTGAAAACCTGATTAGGCTTCAGCAGTGCCTGACTGGACACGCGAAAGAGTCGGTCTGCAGCAAACTTCTGCTGCCAGAGAGCGTGCCTCATACTATCGAGACACTGCGTATACGCTACGGTAGACCAGAGCTGCTACTCAAATCGCTCCTCGAAAAGGTTCGTCGTACACCAGGCCCAAGACAAGATAAATTGGAAACGGTTATCGAGTTCGGTTTGGCAGTTGGCAATTTTGTCGATCATCTCCGGGCGGCGCAGTTGCAGCAACATCTCACCAACCCCATGATGATGCAGGAGTTGGTAGATAAGCTCCCAGGCTCGATGAAAATGGAGTGGGCTTCCTTCAAGGGCCAACAACCGTTGGCAGACTTAGAGACCTTTGGGCGCTTCATGGAAAAGCAGGTCAACGCAGCGAGTGCGGTGAGCTTCGAGCTTCCAGTCCACGAGAAAACGTATAAGCACGAAAAGCAAAAAGGAAGGGACAGTGCCGGGATCCATGCACATTCGCAAAGCGATAGTCCAAGCAGTAAACCGAATTCTTCAGGACAACCTCGGAAACCGACtaaaatctgtggtgtctgtactcGCGAAGGTCACAGGGCGGCGGATTGCTCTCAGTTTAAAGAGCTGAACGTCGACGAGCGGTGGAAGACTATTCAGAAGAAGGGGTTATGCAGAACATGCCTGAACAGCCACGGCAAATGGCCTTGCAAGTCATGGCAAGGCTGTGCGGTAGATGGGTGCCGACTGAAGCACCATACTCTCCTTCACTCTCCTTCATCGACGCACCATGTCAATTATTCATCTACTCATACACCTTCAACGAAAGCCTTTTTCCGTATACTGCCTGTCATCCTATACAACGAAGGCAGAAGCGTGTCGGTATTCGCTTTTATCGACGAAGGTTCGGAAATCACACTGCTGGAAGACAACGTCGCGAAGCAGCTGGGTGTAACAGGTCCCGTGAAAGCTTTAACTCTCCAGTGGACAGGTAACGTTAAGCGGAATGAGTCCAGGTCCCAGGAGGTGAACTTGGGAATATCAGGGAAGTGTGGTTCTGAGAAGTTCAATCTTCGTCAAGCCAGAACAGTCAGCTGTCTATTCCTGCCCAGTCAGCAGCTCAACTACGGAGAATTGTCTCAGCGTTTCCCACACCTCCGCGGTCTCCCAATGGAGAGTTATGAAAATGTTCAGCCGAAGCTTCTGATCGGCTTGGATAACCTTCGTCTAGGCGCTCCACTGAAACTTCGTGAGGGTGGACCGAACGATCCAATTGCTGCAAAGTGTCGCCTAGGGTGGACCGTTTATGGGTGTGCTGGTGACAGAGGAGAAAACGCAGCTTTGGTTAATTTTCACACCGTGGAAGCTGCGGATACGGATCACCTATTGAACGAGCAGTTGCGAGATTTTTTCACCTTGGAGAATGACGGCCTCTTCAATCGCAACGAAACCCTAGAATCGGAGGAAGATAAACGAGCAAGGATGATTCTCGAACAGACGACTCGGCGCATTGGTGACCGTTTCGAGACGGGACTTCTATGGCGAACAGATAATCCAGAATTCCCTGACAGCTACCCGATGGCGACTAGACGACTGGTGGGATTGGAAAGGAAATTTGCCAAACAACCGCAGCTCGGAGATCGAGTACGTGAACAGATTCATGACTACGAGCGTAAAGGCTACGCGCACAGGGCGACTCAAGCGGAGCTGGACTCAGTGGATCGCAGCCGATTGTGGTTCCTGCCGTTAGGAGTAGTTCAACATCCCAGAAAGCAGAAAGTTCGGTTGATTTGGGATGCCAAAGCTACAGTGGGATCTGTCTCCTTCAATTCTAAACTCCTAAAAGGTCCTGACCTGCTGACACCATTGCTCGCCGTACTCAGTTCCTTTCGCCAATTCCCGGTAGCCGTGTGTGGTGATATACGGGAAATGTTCCACCAGATTAAAATCAGGGAACAAGACCGTCTCTCTCAGTGCTTTCTGTGGCGTGACACTCCGTCAGAAGATATCAAAATATACGTGATGGATGTTGCGACGTTTGGGTCTACATGTTCGCCCGTATCAGCCCAATTTGTAAAAAACCTAAACGCCGCAGAGTTTTCCGAGCAATATCCACGAGCTGCGGTCGCCATCACCAAGCACCACTACGTAGACGACTACCTGGACAGTTTCCAGACAATCCAGGAAGCTACAGAAGTCGTGAATGAGGTGAAACTCGTTCATTCAAAGGGAGGATTCGAGCTTCGTAATTTCCTGTCCAACTCTGGGGAAGTTCTGCAAGGTATCGGAGAAAAATCAGGAGATCCAATGAAGGTATTGGCCTTGGAGAGGGCTGAAAACACGGAATCGGTTTTGGGGATGAAATGGATGCCCAGTGTAGACTGCTTCACGTACACCGTCAACCTTCGTGAAGATCTCCAATGGCTTCTCAACCACAACCACGTTCCCACGAAACGAGAAATACTTCGGGTCGTTATGAGCCTCTTTGACCCGCTAGGCCTGGTCTCTTTCTTCCTCATTCAAGGAAAGGTCCTCATCCAAGGAATTTGGGCCTCTGGAACAGGTTGGGACGAACCGATCAACGAAAACCACATTCGACAATGGCGCCAATGGGTGGATTGTTTCGATCAGTTGAACACATTAAGGATTCCACGGTGCTACTTCCCCACCATTTATTCCAGCAATGACAATCGATTAGAGGTCCACGTATTCGTTGACGCTAGTGAAACAGCATACTGCTGCGTCGTTTACTTCCGACTAGTTAGTGAATGTGGTGTAGAAGTAGCTCTGGTTGGATCGAAAAGTAGAGTGGCGCCCCTAAAGACTCTTTCCATCCCACGATTAGAGTTGAAGGCTGCTGTTCTCGGTGCTCAATACCTTCAATCTGTTCTGAGCAATCATGAACTTCCGGTGTCTAAACGCTATCTGTGGACCGATTCCACAACCGTACTAGCGTGGATCCTATCAGACCACCGCCGGTTCCAGAAGTTTGTTGCGGTTCGAGTGGGCGAAATTTTGACACTGAGTGATCCTCAAGACTGGAGATGGGTCCCGACAAAAGCCAATGTAGCAGATATGGCCACCAAGTGGGGAAAAGGCCCTGTATTTCAAGCACAAAATCCGTGGTTTCGTGGTCCATCTTTCCTTTATCAAAGTGAAGAACATTGGCCGGAACGTCGTCAAGATATTTCGACCCAGGAAGAACTTCGGCCAGTTCATGCGCACTGGTCAGCAGTCCCACTGATTGAAGCCACAAGATTCTGCCGGTATGAGAGGATGCAGCGGGCAATGGCGTATGCTTTACGTTTCGTAGACAATCTTCGTCATAAACGGAGCGGTTCAGCACTACAGCTAGGCGTTCTCAACCAAACTGAATTGAAGCGTGCAGAGGAAGCGTTGTGGAAAGTAGCTCAAGCGGACTgctttcctgaagaaataacagTCCTGTCTCCGACGCAAGGATCACCGGATACGCGGCACGCTTGCGTGTCCAAATCAAGCCCGATTTTCAAAGTATGGCCGTATCTGGACGACCAAGGGATCCTCCGGATGCGGGGCCGTATTGGCGCTGCAACATTCGCACCAGTCGAAGCCAGATTCCCTGCTGTTTTGCCCCGGCATCATCGCATTACCAAACTTATAACTGACTGCTATCATCGCCGCTTTCGCCATGCAAACAGGGAAACTGTCGTGAACGAAATGCGGCAACGATTTGAAGTGGCAAAGCTGCGAAGTCTCGTCGAGAAGGTTTCAAGGGAATGTGCCCTTTGTCGCGTGAAGAAAAGTCGTCCACAACCTCCAGCAATGGCTCCACTTCCACCGGCTCGACTGCAAGCTTTCGTCCGACCATTTACATTCGTTGGAGTAGATTATTTCGGGCCGGTTTTCGTCAGAGTTGGAAGGAGCCAAGTTAAACGTTGGGTGGCAGTATTTACCTGCCTGACAGTGCGCGCGGTGCATATCGAAGTAGTGCACAATCTGTCAACTGAATCGTGCATCATGGCAGTGCGGCGGTTTGTTGCACGGCGAGGTCCGCCAGCTGAAATCTACAGCGACAACGCAACGTGCTTCCAGGGTGCGGGCAATGTCTTAGAGAAGCAGCGTGAGCGGAACGAAGCTCTGGCGTCATCTTTTACAAGTGCCAGAACAAAATGGATGTTCATCCCTCCGGCGGCGCCGCACATGGGCGGAGCCTGGGAGCGTCTCGTACGTTCAGTGAAAACCGCAATTGGAGCGGTTGCGGATGCCCCCCGAAAACCAGACGATGAAACCCTGGAAACAATCCTGGTGGAAGCCGAGTTCATCATAAACTCCAGGCCTCTCACCTACATTCCCCTTAAGTCAGCAGATCAAGAATCGCTCACGCCCAACCACTTTCTGTTGGGCAACTCCAGTGGCCTGAAGATTCTGCCATCCGAGCCAATGCTACAACGAGGAGATCTAAGGAGTAGCTGGAAGCTGGCCCAATCGATTTGCGACGAGTTCTGGCGTAGGTGGATTAAAGAGTACGCACCGGTCATCACTCGTCGGACCAAATGGTTTGCGGAAACGCGGGACCTGAAAATTGGTGATCTGGTTCTTGTTGTTGGAGGAACAGCACGTCATCATTGGATTCGTGGACGTGTAGAAAAGGTCATCGCCGGGAGAGACGGACGAGTGCGTCAAGCAGAAGTACGCACAGCATCAGGAGTATTACGAAGACCCGCGGTGAAGCTAGCTCTACTGGACATCGTAGAGAGCAGTGAACCTGATAGCATTCAACacggtggctccagagaggatccaGGATTCCAATCAGGTTCACGGGTGGGGGGATGTTACGATGCGGATCCCCACCACGGTGTCATTGTGGCCGATGAGGCGATTACTTGTGGTCCATCAGCGAACCACGCCACCGATAGCCGCACACTACGATGCGGCGAATACAATGACCACCGAATGACCAGACATCAACAAACTAGAAGATAA
- the LOC134286852 gene encoding mucin-2-like, with translation MAELKKLFAQRSQVEARVDKLREQTRCDSGIQPDFPQVKKFESELQCYYQKYQRVYGELLSVLPAERFEELDEDYWRFEDAHNEACVLVETLLISCPTTSDRFNKRKSTSTCFDATTVPRWLSPPTRRSQSPGPTTEQPVPSPDVFERPRTSLPKEKMVSTNVTNPFQTAKPRCGEDSSKKKTPLRGPAEVPSESDFVEVTIPESAAPPAEEAVKRVEKVTTVAFENPSTSQEDFLVGNEPAKFVDIPSEDPKTPTSSKAPSGTNPVANPFRIPFDPTGVHPKLSTFPMPTGSDPVPKPFRPPPGFHPKPKWNLKPTGMPPVSQSPTGSLPVPQPPQCKAGSLPAYQQQQSPTGLLPVPQQLQSVTESSSEAPSLQCKAGSLPAFQPKQNPTGFLPVSQPFQSTTGSYPVSETLQFVTESRSVTPQPKSTAGSYPVLQQFQRATESHSATNPILRSTGACLVVDSALMPVDTRSAAKSTKSSTGARSVDNSVMMFVGSSPTVKPTKMPIGARPMVKSNEMPAGSRPVVNSIQVSAGSCPVEKPLLMSAGASPVGKPSLRPSSIGTSPVVKTTVDTRSAAKKSKMSAGTCPVVKLHEIPAGSRPGVEANLIPIGSYPMVKSCQMSAGSRPVDKPLMMSAGASPVAKPILRPTSIGTSPVVKPTVDTRSAAKTPKMFAGPSPVATPIPMSTGTCPVGNCAPMSVGPRPTLKPNPMSAGSSPVDSSALKSAGSYPATEPKLMPIGVRPMIKSDPMSVGSSPMVKLVPRSAGTCPVDYSTLQSAGSCPATKPKLMPIGARPVVKSAQMSTGSCTVVKPLPEHAGTSPVRKRILTSAGARPVTKSIMIAISTSSVVKLSSKSVGACPIVKTFLKPVGTSPMIKPKPFPKSTGTSLVVKPIETSAGSSPAVKPFVVSAGLYPVTKPLLMFAGSRPVDKPVPKPAETRPVTNSSLTSTGTPTENPSVLLPVMSAGIQRIAKPIPKIEMCLTRKRSPPTVGILPALKRNESLEERVPSPKIAGTSSVVREPPEKKQWVVVLSGMSQTPLDPPPVGQTGECKQLHSDPRPRKPPDEPSKRSRPSEAIPERVSRTRPPNDPKEDDPDTTGEQAFDPWCVSSLSWLYVVPPVLH, from the coding sequence ATGGCCGAATTGAAAAAGCTGTTCGCCCAACGTAGCCAAGTTGAGGCAAGAGTGGACAAGCTGCGAGAACAGACCCGATGTGATAGTGGCATCCAACCTGACTTCCCGCAAGTGAAGAAATTTGAAAGTGAACTCCAGTGCTACTATCAGAAGTATCAGAGAGTGTATGGGGAACTCCTATCCGTTCTCCCAGCCGAAAGATTCGAGGAGTTAGATGAAGATTACTGGCGCTTCGAAGATGCCCACAATGAAGCCTGTGTTCTGGTGGAAACCCTCTTGATTTCCTGCCCGACCACCAGTGACAGGTTTAACAAGCGAAAGTCAACATCCACCTGCTTCGATGCGACCACTGTACCACGCTGGCTCAGCCCTCCAACCCGAAGAAGCCAGTCACCGGGTCCAACGACGGAACAGCCTGTTCCGAGTCCTGACGTGTTTGAGAGGCCACGCACGTCTTTGCCGAAAGAGAAAATGGTGAGTACGAATGTTACCAATCCATTCCAGACTGCGAAGCCGCGCTGcggcgaagattcctccaagaagaagACGCCTTTGCGTGGACCGGCCGAGGTCCCATCCGAGAGTGATTTCGTCGAGGTCACTATTCCTGAGTCGGCAGCCCCGCCAGCCGAAGAAGCAGTCAAGCGTGTAGAAAAGGTGACAACCGTTGCCTTCGAGAATCCTTCGACGAGCCAGGAGGACTTCCTTGTCGGCAACGAGCCAGCCAAGTTTGTCGACATTCCATCCGAAGATCCCAAGACACCGACGTCAAGCAAAGCGCCCTCTGGAACCAATCCGGTGGCGAACCCGTTCCGAATTCCATTCGACCCTACTGGAGTTCATCCGAAGCTGTCAACGTTTCCGATGCCTACTGGATCAGATCCGGTGCCGAAACCGTTTCGACCGCCACCAGGATTCCATCCCAAGCCCAAGTGGAACCTGAAGCCAACCGGAATGCCTCCGGTGTCCCAGAGTCCGACCGGATCCCTTCCGGTACCACAGCCGCCCCAATGCAAGGCCGGTTCCCTTCCGGCATACCAGCAGCAACAGAGTCCGACCGGTCTCCTTCCGGTACCCCAACAGTTGCAGTCCGTGACCGAATCCAGTTCGGAAGCCCCATCGCTCCAGTGTAAGGCCGGTTCCCTTCCGGCATTCCAACCGAAACAGAATCCGACCGGTTTCCTTCCGGTATCCCAGCCGTTCCAGTCTACGACCGGTTCCTATCCGGTATCCGAGACGCTGCAGTTCGTGACCGAATCCCGTTCGGTAACCCCACAGCCCAAGTCTACGGCCGGTTCCTATCCGGTACTCCAACAGTTCCAGCGTGCGACCGAATCCCATTCGGCAACCAATCCGATCCTAAGGTCTACCGGAGCCTGCCTGGTGGTCGATTCCGCCCTGATGCCCGTCGATACCCGTTCGGCGGCCAAGTCAACCAAGAGTTCTACCGGTGCCCGTTCGGTGGATAACTCCGTCATGATGTTCGTCGGTTCCAGTCCGACGGTCAAACCGACCAAGATGCCCATCGGTGCCCGTCCGATGGTCAAGTCCAACGAGATGCCTGCCGGTTCCCGTCCGGTGGTCAATTCCATCCAGGTGTCTGCCGGTTCCTGTCCGGTGGAAAAGCCACTTCTGATGTCCGCTGGTGCCAGTCCAGTGGGCAAGCCTAGCCTGCGTCCATCATCTATCGGTACCAGTCCGGTAGTCAAGACAACCGTCGATACCCGTTCGGCGGCCAAGAAATCCAAGATGTCTGCCGGCACCTGTCCGGTGGTCAAGTTGCACGAGATACCTGCCGGTTCCCGTCCGGGGGTCGAAGCCAACCTGATACCCATCGGTTCCTATCCGATGGTCAAGTCCTGTCAGATGTCTGCCGGTTCCCGTCCGGTGGATAAACCACTCATGATGTCCGCTGGTGCCAGTCCAGTGGCCAAGCCGATCCTGCGCCCAACGTCTATCGGTACCAGCCCGGTAGTCAAGCCAACCGTCGATACCCGTTCGGCGGCCAAGACGCCCAAGATGTTTGCCGGTCCTTCTCCGGTAGCCACGCCGATCCCGATGTCCACTGGAACCTGTCCGGTGGGCAATTGCGCTCCAATGTCCGTCGGTCCCCGTCCGACGCTCAAACCGAATCCGATGTCCGCTGGAAGCAGTCCAGTAGACAGTTCCGCCCTCAAGTCCGCCGGTTCGTATCCGGCAACCGAACCGAAGTTGATGCCCATCGGTGTCCGTCCGATGATCAAGTCCGATCCGATGTCCGTCGGTTCCAGTCCGATGGTCAAGCTAGTTCCGCGGTCTGCTGGAACCTGTCCAGTAGACTATTCCACCCTCCAGTCCGCCGGTTCCTGTCCGGCAACCAAACCGAAGCTGATGCCCATCGGTGCCCGTCCGGTGGTCAAGTCCGCACAGATGTCCACCGGTTCCTGTACGGTGGTCAAGCCACTTCCTGAACACGCTGGTACCAGTCCAGTACGAAAACGAATCCTGACGTCTGCCGGTGCTCGACCGGTGACGAAGTCCATCATGATAGCCATCAGTACCAGTTCAGTGGTCAAGCTGTCCTCGAAGTCCGTCGGTGCCTGCCCGATTGTCAAGACGTTCCTGAAGCCCGTCGGCACCAGTCCGATGATCAAGCCCAAGCCGTTTCCGAAGTCCACTGGAACTAGTCTAGTGGTGAAGCCAATCGAGACGTCCGCCGGTAGCAGTCCGGCAGTCAAGCCCTTCGTAGTGTCAGCCGGTCTCTACCCGGTAACCAAGCCATTGTTGATGTTCGCTGGAAGCCGTCCAGTGGACAAACCCGTCCCAAAGCCTGCCGAAACCCGTCCGGTGACCAACTCAAGCCTGACGTCAACCGGCACTCCTACAGAGAACCCGTCGGTTCTCCTTCCTGTTATGTCTGCCGGCATCCAGCGAATTGCAAAGCCCATTCCGAAGATTGAGATGTGTCTAACCAGAAAGCGAAGCCCACCGACAGTCGGAATCCTTCCGGCACTTAAGCGAAACGAGAGCCTAGAAGAACGAGTCCCAAGCCCGAAGATAGCCGGAACCAGTTCGGTAGTGAGAGAACCTCCCGAGAAGAAGCAGTGGGTCGTGGTGTTGTCGGGGATGAGCCAAACACCACTGGATCCGCCACCGGTCGGCCAGACTGGTGAATGCAAGCAACTCCATTCCGACCCAAGGCCGAGGAAGCCTCCCGATGAACCATCCAAGCGATCCCGACCCAGCGAAGCCATCCCAGAGCGCGTGTCCCGAACGCGTCCACCGAACGACCCGAAGGAAGATGATCCAGACACCACAGGTGAGCAAGCATTCGATCCGTGGTGTGTGAGTTCCCTATCCTGGCTTTACGTGGTTCCCCCAGTCCTCCATTGA